The genomic stretch AAAGATGGCTGTAATCCTAATCCTTAATCTCAACCTGGAACccaaacccaaccctcaccctgctcTTAGCCCTAACTCCACCTCGGTTTGGAATCAACAGATGGCTTGTTcgcaatttgaacatctgtagatgatTTACAGGGGAACACAGTGGGTGATCCAAATAATGTGAGACCAGCTCTTTCCATCGGCCTTCATGACTTAAATTCAGAGTTTTAGAGGAAGAAAAGTTGAGTCCGGTCAAAACCGACCAAAACGGGCCTTCGCCGCAAGAATAACGCCTCCATTCTCTCCCCCAAACAGCACAGGGGACCCTACAGGCTGAGGATCTATGAGAGGGAGAACTACATGGGGCAGATGATGGATGTGATGGAGGACTGCGAGTCCATCATGGACCGCTACCACTGGTCCGGCGGCTGCCAGTCCTGCCACGTGATGGACGGCCACTGGCTCATGTATGAGCAGCCTCATTACAGGGGCAGGATGTGGTACTTCAGGCCTGGAGAGTACAGGAACTTCAgggagatgatgatgatgggcaACATGAGGTTCATGAGCATGAGGCGCATCATGGATTCCTGGTATTAAAACAAAGGAAATCAACTCAACGTGAAAACGacctatttttaaataaagtgttgtAAAATAATTCAGATGGACTTtggctcttctttttttccctgagAGATATGAAAGTCAGAGGCTGCCCTTCGTTATTCAGCGGAAACGATCATGAAGTACGAGTTCAGGAGGAATCTTTAAGGGAGATTAGTTGAACTAACAGGAGTTTCCCAAACTAGagtgtaaaaaataattaaaagattaaaagatttctattggtcagttcATCAAAGCTTAAAAATATCAATCCTTTCACATTTGTGGATTCGGGATTTGGACTGTATTGCAATATGTTCAGAATGCATTGGTGAATCGTTTGCCCGGCATTCGGTTTGACTCAAATGATTGGTTTTCACTGGAAAGCatgaataatagtaatagttcATGATTGGTTGGAGCACATGTGTCAGACTCCAGTCCTCGTGACCGCTGCCAAAgtattataaaataattcagatgGACTTtggttcttcttttttcctaaAAGATGTAAAAGTCACAGACTgcctttcatttttcaggaggtatCTTTAAGGGAGATtagttatattaataaaaaaaaaacggagTTTCCTAAACTAGAGtgtaaacaaataattaaaagatacaaagaaaattcctaacaaccacctggaagagctggtagaccacgaaagctgtccccatcagacaaacagcaccaAAAGCTTTCAACTTTGAGGAGAAAAGCACAGTATTCAGTTTGTccactctttttctttatcGTAGTTGCCATTAATTTCAGGAggctcactttcagttttccagAGAAATCGGCAGGGCTGGTTTTCCACACGTCCAAAGTTTAGCCCTAGAAggtggttgtattttctgctccTCATGGCCCATAACCGAGGtctggtccattgttctgagaacatcagcagcttctttggcCCTGTTTGGACAGGGACAGGGAGGTGGGTAAGGCCTGTTTACCTCGGGACGTCTGTAATATTTATGGCTGATTTGCATGGGATAAGAAATCTCAGTATAACTGGCTGAAATAGGAGCGGCTACTCGATTTATGCCCCACATTTTCTCCAGAAAAGAGTAGAAAACATgttaatacatttcatttggCTGTGATTTTGTTTACGCTGATAATTTACCCTTCTGTCTGAACGCTGTGTCTTTAGCATGGCCATTAGgaagtgtttgtgtttcagtaaatccctcagtaaatacttcactcTTACgaatattttacaaatattcgtagccatgtttatgatgccttatgaatgcattataacatgttaggaaagtgtttatagatgcttacaaaggtggacattcatagaaagtgttactaaGTTCTCTTTCCACAGCAAAATGATTGCATTTTGACAGACACGCTGATGAATGTCGTAGCATTTCGGGAGAAGACTGTGCACTCGCTGCCTGACCTTCCAAAACAATGTAAAACCTCTTCCCCCTATAGGCTGTTCCCCATGTTCCCCTACTGCATACACGGAGCGCGATTCTCTTACTGTGACCACTCAAAGTCATTAAACAGCAAAGAAACATTCGATTAGCTATCGATCCTCAGTgtgcgagtgagagagagtgatagagagactGTCCTGACAATAGACAGTGCAGCTAAGGGCTTAAAGTCAGCAGGGAACAACAAACTTCCCAAAAGTCTTCCAACCTAATTCAGCAGCCGATTCTCTCACTGATTAATGAGAACGGCAAGCCACTCCGATATTGTACTTGTGTTCATTTGCCTGGATTTCAGAAGGAGCGCTCATCTCACGAGAGCCAGTCAGGCTACTAATCAGATATGACAACAGATAACAAGTTGTAATTATGAGTTCCAAAGTAATTTCATGCTACGCAACTTAGAATCAGTTAGCGAGCAAGGATGACAAGGGGGTTGCGGAGGATAGAGAA from Pygocentrus nattereri isolate fPygNat1 chromosome 23, fPygNat1.pri, whole genome shotgun sequence encodes the following:
- the LOC108438718 gene encoding gamma-crystallin M2-like, whose amino-acid sequence is MGKIIFYEDRNFMGRSYECSSDCSDMSSYLSRCHSCRVESGCWMVYDRPNYTGNQYFIRRGEYNDYMSMWGMSDWIRSCRMIPMHRGPYRLRIYERENYMGQMMDVMEDCESIMDRYHWSGGCQSCHVMDGHWLMYEQPHYRGRMWYFRPGEYRNFREMMMMGNMRFMSMRRIMDSWY